The sequence TGCGCAAGAAGGCTTACGGACAATTTGAACCCCCGGCCCTTTATCAGCATGTTGCAAAGATGGTGGATAAGGGTAAATACGATCATCACCTGTTGGAAGATTATACCCAGGCCGAATTTGAACAGATGGATGAATATCTTGATCACTGGCGGGATATGAATTTCAGTTATGCTGCGGTCAAACAACTTGAAGGCAAATATCTGGTGCAAAACCGGGTGACCGGTGAGATTTATGAAAGCGCCCAGTTTCTGTACATTCTGGTAGCGGCCTGCCTGTTTGCCAATTACCCCAAAGACAGCCGTATGGATTACATCCGGCGTTTTTATGATGCGGTATCCAAATTCAAGATTTCATTGCCCACCCCGATTATGTCCGGCGTGCGCACACCCACCCGTCAGTTCAGCTCCTGTGTGTTGATCGAATGTGGTGACAGCCTGGACTCTATCAATGCGACCGCCAGTGCCATTGTCAAATACGTCAGCCAGCGCGCCGGTATCGGCATTAACGCAGGTCGTATCCGGGCCCTGGGTAGCCCTATCCGTGGCGGCGAGGCCTTTCATACCGGCTGTTTGCCCTTCTACAAGTATTTCCAGACCGCAGTAAAAAGCTGCTCTCAGGGCGGCGTTCGTGGCGGTGCCGCGACGCTGTTTTATCCCCTTTGGCATCTGGAAGTGGAATCCCTGCTGGTACTGAAAAATAACCGCGGTGTGGAAGAGAACCGGGTGCGGCACTTAGATTACGGCGTACAGTTCAATAAGCTGATGTATCAGCGCCTGATCAAGGATGAACATATCACCTTGTTCAGCCCCTCCGATGTACCGGGATTGTATGACGCCTTTTTTGCCGATCAGGATAAGTTCGAGCAGCTGTATGTGAAATATGAGCAGGATCCGGCCATTCGCAAGAAGCGTATCAAGGCCGTAGAGCTGTTCAGTTTATTTATGCAGGAGCGGGCCAGCACCGGGCGTATCTATCTGCAGAATGTGGATCACTGCAATACCCATAGCCCCTTTGATCCCCGGGTGGCACCGGTACGCCAGAGCAATTTGTGTCTGGAAATCGCACTGCCCACCAAGCCCCTTGAGCACGTTAACGATGAAAATGGTGAGATTGCCCTGTGTACCCTCTCCGCTTTTAATCTTGGCGCCATCGAAAACCTCGATGAGCTGGAAGAAATGGCTGAGCTGGCCGTCAGGGCACTGGACAGCCTGCTGGATTATCAGGACTACCCTGTTCCGGCTGCCTATAACGCCACCATGGGTCGCCGCACTCTGGGTGTGGGGGTGATCAATTTTGCCTATTATCTGGCCAAGCACGGCGTTCGCTATTCCGATGGCAGCGCTAATGGTCTGGTACACAGAACCTTTGAGGCGATTCAGTATTATCTGTTAAAAGCCTCCAACAATCTGGCCAGAGAAAAAGGCGCCTGTCCTAAGTTTAATGAGACCACCTATGCCAAAGGCGTGATGCCCATAGACAGTTATAAAAAGGATCTCGACGGTATTTGTAATGAGCCATTACATTATGACTGGGACGGTTTGCGCGAAGCCATTCAACAACACGGGCTGCGGAACAGCACCTTGTCGGCACTGATGCCCTCAGAGACCTCGTCACAGATATCCAATGCCACCAATGGTATTGAACCACCGCGCGGCCATATCAGTATCAAGTCCAGTAAGGACGGGGTGCTGAAACAGGTAGTGCCGGAATACGACAGGCTTAAAAACCAGTATGAACTGCTGTGGGATATTCCGTCCAACGACGGTTATCTGCAACTGGTGGCCATTATGCAGAAATTTGTCGATCAGACCATTTCGGCCAACACCAGCTATGACCCGGGCAAATATGAAGGCGGTAAGGTACCGATGAAATTGCTGCTTAAGGATTTGCTGACCGCCTATAAGCTGGGTGTAAAAACCCTGTATTACCACAACACCCGTGATGGTGCTTCAGATACGCAGGGGGAGATGGTTGCCAAAAAGGCGGAGCGTCCGGCAGTGGAGGCTGTGGTCGAAGAAGATGATGACTGTGCAGGCGGCGCCTGCAAGATATAGACAGCACCGGGTATTGGCAGTGGTATCTCTGGATACCATTGCCAATGGATTATCAGAATCACTAAATCGAACAATCAATGAAATACACCACCTTTAACCAACAAGTTTCCAACCCGCTGACAGAGCCGATGTTCTTCGGCAATCCGGTCAACGTTGCCCGTTATGATCAGCAAAAACACAGCATTTTCGAGAAGCTTATTGAAAAGCAGATCTCTTTTTTCTGGCGCCCCGAAGAAGTGGATGTCAGTAAAGACAGGGTAGATTTCCAGAAGCTGACCGACTCAGAAAAACATATTTTTATTTCCAATCTGAAATATCAGACCTTGCTCGACTCAGTGCAGGGCCGCAGCCCGAATATCGCCTTTCTGCCTATTGTGTCACTGCCTGAGCTGGAAACCTGGATTGAAACCTGGTCTTTCTTTGAAACCATTCATTCCCGCTCTTATACCCACATACTGCGCAACCTGTTTTCCGATCCCAGTGAGGTATTCGAAGATATCGTCCTCAATGAAGAGATCAAACTGAGGGCCACAGATATTTCACGCTACTATGACGATCTGATTTTTGCCACACAGCTTTGGCAAACTCAGGGGGAAGGCAGGCATCATGTGGATGGCCAGGACTATCTGATTAATCAGCGCGAGCTGAAGAAAAAGCTGTATCTGTGTATGAATTCGGTGAACGCCCTTGAAGCCATTCGTTTCTATGTGTCCTTTGCCTGTACCTTTGCCTTTGCTGAGCGCGAAATGATGGAAGGCAATTCGAAAATTATCCGTCTGATCGCCAGAGATGAAAACCTGCACCTGACCTCGACTCAGCATATCCTTAATCTGTGGGCGAAGGGCAAAGATGATCCAGAAATGCAGGAAATCGCAGAGGAATGTCACGATCAGGCAAGAGATATCTTTATCAAAGCCGTTGAGCAGGAAAAACAATGGGCCAGCTACCTGTTCCAGCATGGTTCCATGATTGGCCTGAACAAAGATATTCTGTGCCAGTATGTGGAGTTTATTGCCACCCACAGAATGTCAGCCATCGGCATGGACTCGCCTTTTGAGGTTACCACTAATCCCCTGCCCTGGATGAACAATTACCTCAATTCCGACAATGTTCAGGTGGCACCACAGGAATCTGAAATCAGCTCCTATCTGGTCGGACAGATTGACAGTGAAGTGAATGCCGATGACTTCGGAGATTTCGATCTCTGAGGTCATGGAGAAAGCCCGCATAATCTATCAGGTCAGCCTGGACAACTCGACACCATCGCTACCCTGTCACAGCGAATGTTCTTTACTGGAAAGCCTCGAGTCACATCGGCTCGAGGTGCATTCTCATTGCCGCGAAGGCTTCTGTGGCGCCTGTCGTACCAGACTGGTCAGTGGCGAGGTGGAATATATCACCGATCCCCTGGCCTACATTGATGACGATGAAATTCTGCCCTGTTGCTGTATCCCAAAGTCAGATCTGGTAATTAAACTGGGTTAACCGCACTGCGCCCTACTCATAATGGCGACCACGTTTTACTTCAATGGTATCGATATAGCCGTGCCAGGTGGCATAACCGATCAGGGGCATCAGAATAATAAAGCCGGCAAAACCAGTGATAAAACCAATTCCGACACTGGTAGCAATAATCGCCGCCCAGATCAGCATAGGTACCTTGTTGATCCACACCGCATGCATACTGGTCAGAACCGCAGTAGCCAGATCGACCCGACGCTCCATCAGCACAGGCTGAGTAAAGGCACTGATAAAAAACACCAATAACGTAAAACCGGCACCTATCACCGTCCCCAGCGCCAGAAATGGCAACAGGTTTTGCAGGTTTTCTTCCAGATAAGGGGGATAGAGAGCATGGATAAGGGATGCCACCCTTAACCAGAAAATCATCAGTACCGCTAGTAAAATGCCAAAGCCCCACTCGTTAACGGCATTGCGTTTTACCGCTTTGATACTGTGCCACAGGCTTGGCTTGTGACCTTTTTCAAGCTCCCAACTGATATCATAAAGCCCGGCAGCTAAAAAAGGACCTATCAGCATAAAACACACGATGGATGGCAGGATCACCAGATGCCAGCCGGTGAGCGTAACAAGATAAGTGATAAACCAGGGAATAGCCGCAAAGATCAGCCCATAGAATGCCGTGAGTGCTGGTGCCCGGGCCAGATCACGCCAGCCCAGTACCAGCCACTTTACCGGATCACCGGCTTCAAGCTTTTTACAGGGGATCACCCGTCCTATTCCACTTTGGGTCATCGGGCTCTGAGGAACTTGTTTAAATGACTCAGACATCGTTACTCCAACCTATCTGTCAGTTCTATAACTAGCTTACGCACTGATAAATGAAACAGGCCAACATATAGATAATTATTATTAAAATTATTCAGTAATAAGCTAACAGCTATATCAAAATGCCACGTCTATAGACAAAGATCTTCTTGCCACAGGGCAGAGCGCAGTAATACCCTGTATGCCTCGTTTTTGCTACCTGATTGCTCCATGAGACAGATTGTAAAGTCCAGTAAACTGAATGATGTATGTTATGACATTCGTGGCCCGGTGCTGACCGAGGCGAAACGGCTCGAAGATGAGGGCCACAGAGTCCTTAAACTCAATATCGGTAACCCTGCCCCCTTCGGCTTTGAAGCCCCCGATGACATTCTTAAAGATGTGATCCACAACCTGCCAACAGCGCAGGGATACGGTGATGCCCAGGGGATCTACTCGGCTCGGGTCGCAGTCATGCAGTACTACCAGCAACAAGGGATCAGCAACATCGATATTGACGATGTGTATATCGGCAATGGCGTCAGTGAACTGATTGTCATGGCCATGCAGGCACTGCTGGATACCGGTGATGAAGTGCTGATCCCAAGCCCCGATTACCCACTTTGGACTGCGGCAGTAAGTTTATCATCGGGCACGCCGGTACATTATCAGTGCGATGAAGCTGCCGGCTGGTTTCCTGATATCGATGATATTAAGGCCAGAATTACTTCCAACACCCGTGCCATCGTACTGATCAACCCGAACAACCCTACCGGCGCCGTATACAGCCGCGAGTTACTGCTTGAGGTGATTGAACTGGCGCGAAAACACAACCTGGTGATTTTCAGCGATGAGATCTATGACAAGATCCTGTATGACGAAGCCAGACATCAGTGCATAGCCGCACTGGCCGATGATGTATTTTTTGTCACCTTAAGCGGATTATCGAAAAATTACCGGGTGGCCGGATTCCGTGTAGGCTGGATGCTGATCAGCGGCAATAAAAAGCTCGGCCGTAGTTATATGCAGGGCCTGACCTTGTTAAGTTCCATGCGTATGTGTGCCAATGTGCCCTGCCAGCATGCCCTGCAAACCGCCCTAGGCGGGTATCAGAGCATCAATGATCTGGTGCGCGCCGACGGACGGCTGCGCCTGCAGCGGGATATCGCCTGGCGGATGCTGGACCAGATCCCCGGTATCTCCTGTGTCAAACCCAAAGGTGCGATGTATTGTTTTGCCAGAGTGGATGCGAAAAAATTCAGTATTGAAGACGATGAACTAATGATTCTGGATTTACTGCGTCAGGAAAAAGTGCTGCTGGTACATGGCAGTGCCTTTAATCTGAAGCAGGGCTGTTACTTCCGGCTGGTATTTTTACCGCACACAGATCAGTTACAAAGCGCACTGGGTAAAGTCGAACGCTTTTTTGCCAACTACCAACAAAGGTCGGTGTAGTGAAACCTCAACAGAGTCATTTTTTCGCCCATTTATCCAGAATGAAACTGATCAACCGCTGGCCCCTGATGCGCAACGTCAGCACGGAGAATGTGCAGGAGCATAGTCTGCAGGTGGCCATGGTCGCCCATGCACTGGCGTTGATCCGCAACAAATATTTCAATGGTGACCTGGATCCCTACCGGATCGCCACCCTGGCCATGTTCCATGATGTTTCAGAGGTGTTAACCGGTGACCTGCCAACCCCGGTAAAGTACTTTAACCCGGCCATCAGCAAAGAGTATAAAAAGATTGAAGGCATCGCCGAACAAAAGCTGCTGGATATGACCCCTGCGGCCTTTCGTGATGATTATGCTTCGCTGATCGATCACAATCAGCATACAGAACAGGAACGCTTTGTTATCAAGGCCGCCGATGTTATCTGCGCGTACCTGAAAACACTCGAGGAGCTGGCTGCGGGCAATCATGAGTTTGAGCTGGCAAAAAAGCGGCTGGACAAAATTCTTAACGACTATCAGTCTGAGGAAGTGAATTACTTTATGCAGGCTTATGTGCCGAGTTTTTCTCTCAGCCTGGATGAAATTACACAGGAATAAGCATGTCTCAGTCGCCCTGGTTAACCCGCCTGCACACTCAGCCCGAACGCCAGGGCGATCAACGCTCAAGCTTTCAGCGCGATAAGGCCCGCATACTTCATTCTGCCGCCTTTCGCCGTTTGCAGGCGAAAACGCAGGTATTGGGTGTGGGTATGAATGACTTTCACCGTACCCGTTTGACCCATTCGCTGGAGGCGGCACAAATCGGTACCGGTATCGCCTCACAGTTGCAGCAAAAATTCCCGCAACTGGCCGCACGCCTGGAGCTGAACGATAACCTGATTGAAGCGCTGTGTCTTGCTCATGATATTGGCCACCCGCCTTTCGGGCACGGCGGCGAAGTGGCGCTGAATTATATGATGCGCGAGCATGGTGGCTTTGAGGGCAATGGCCAGACCTTCAGGATCCTGACCAAACTGGAGCTATATACCGCCGATGCCGGCATGAACCTGTGCCGTCGCACGCTGCTCGGACTGGTCAAATATCCGGGGCTGCTGAGCCTCTTGCAGAAAAACCGCGAAGCGACACCAGCCTTTTCCGCCAGCCCTAACCTATCCAACTGGATCCCGGCCAAAGGTCTGTTTGATGATGATAAAGCGGTGTTTGACTGGCTATTGCAGCCTCTGAGTGACAGCGACAAAGTCCTGTTCACGGCCACTGAACAGCAGGATGATGGCCATCGGCGAACCCGTTATAAATCCTTCGATTGCTCAATTATGGAACTGGCCGATGATATTGCCTACAGCATCCATGACCTCGAAGACGCTATTGTTACCGGTATCGTTAACCCAGATGAGTTTACCCGGCTTGTCAGCGACCCTATCAGGGCTTTGCAATTAACGCCTCTGAGCATGCAGATGCGGGATCTGACCTCAAAACTGTTCAGTGACCTGCACTACGATCGTAAAGATGCCATCGGCGCTCTGGTCAATGGCTTTATTACCGCCATTGAAATAGCCCGGCTTGACGCAGATTTTGAGGCACCATTGCTGCAATATAACGCCGTGTTACCGAAGGATTTCGCTAAAGCCCTTAGCTTATTCAAGCAGTTTGTCTATACCCGGGTCATTCAGTCTCACGAGGTACAGATCCTTGAATTTAAGGGGCAGCAGTTAGTGATGGCGCTGTTCAGTGCCTTTGCATCGGATCCCTTGCGCCTTTTACCCGACAATACCAGAGCCCGTTGGCTTAACGCGCAAAAACACCGTCAGGGAATGCGGATCATCGCAGATTACATAGCCGGTATGACAGATGAATTTGCCTCTCGCCTGTATAACCAGCTATTTCTGCCCAAAACGGCTTCAGGCCAGACAATGAGCGGGTTTCAGTACTAAGTACTTCTGAGTATAAATAACCCGATAAAATCTTAAGTTTTTTTCGCGTGTTCTCGCAGAGGCGCAAGGACGCGGAGATACTAAAGCCCTTTCATCCTCTGTGATGATAAAAAAAACACTTGCATGTTTATTTATACAGTACTACTGTTTGTATAACCACTGTATAAATAAACAAGGCAAGGTTATGGCAGGCATCAATGCGCAGTTAACAAATCACATGCAATCCGGGCTGACGGATATCTCTGTTTATCAGAAAGGGCAGCTTTACAGCATCGTTAAACATCGGCAACAGGGTGACAGATGGGTGTATTTGCTGGCCAATCAGTTGCGCTTCTGTCAGTCACAGGGATATAAGATTCACCTGCCCCGCCCCGACACCGACACAACCCTTGTGTGGCTGGAAAAACTGATACAAAGCGGCCAGACCTGTGCCATTTTTGTAGAAGATCTGAAGCTGGACGAAGTACGTCAAAAACGGCTGATACAGTTGTGCAAGCAAATGGACGTGATGCTGGTGAATCTGAACAGTCGCAAGGTTACAGATAACACCCTTGTCTACGGGCCATGGTAAAATAACCATATTGCCCACTCTGAAGTTAACCCGAATGCCAGATTGTTGTGATTGTGGAAAACCGCAGAACTATAAAGATTGTTGTTCGCCCCTGCACCAGGGCCAGGCAATAGCTGAATCTGCTGAGCAACTGATGAG comes from Lacimicrobium alkaliphilum and encodes:
- the nrdB gene encoding class Ia ribonucleoside-diphosphate reductase subunit beta, producing MKYTTFNQQVSNPLTEPMFFGNPVNVARYDQQKHSIFEKLIEKQISFFWRPEEVDVSKDRVDFQKLTDSEKHIFISNLKYQTLLDSVQGRSPNIAFLPIVSLPELETWIETWSFFETIHSRSYTHILRNLFSDPSEVFEDIVLNEEIKLRATDISRYYDDLIFATQLWQTQGEGRHHVDGQDYLINQRELKKKLYLCMNSVNALEAIRFYVSFACTFAFAEREMMEGNSKIIRLIARDENLHLTSTQHILNLWAKGKDDPEMQEIAEECHDQARDIFIKAVEQEKQWASYLFQHGSMIGLNKDILCQYVEFIATHRMSAIGMDSPFEVTTNPLPWMNNYLNSDNVQVAPQESEISSYLVGQIDSEVNADDFGDFDL
- a CDS encoding DUF2189 domain-containing protein, with protein sequence MSESFKQVPQSPMTQSGIGRVIPCKKLEAGDPVKWLVLGWRDLARAPALTAFYGLIFAAIPWFITYLVTLTGWHLVILPSIVCFMLIGPFLAAGLYDISWELEKGHKPSLWHSIKAVKRNAVNEWGFGILLAVLMIFWLRVASLIHALYPPYLEENLQNLLPFLALGTVIGAGFTLLVFFISAFTQPVLMERRVDLATAVLTSMHAVWINKVPMLIWAAIIATSVGIGFITGFAGFIILMPLIGYATWHGYIDTIEVKRGRHYE
- a CDS encoding pyridoxal phosphate-dependent aminotransferase, whose product is MRQIVKSSKLNDVCYDIRGPVLTEAKRLEDEGHRVLKLNIGNPAPFGFEAPDDILKDVIHNLPTAQGYGDAQGIYSARVAVMQYYQQQGISNIDIDDVYIGNGVSELIVMAMQALLDTGDEVLIPSPDYPLWTAAVSLSSGTPVHYQCDEAAGWFPDIDDIKARITSNTRAIVLINPNNPTGAVYSRELLLEVIELARKHNLVIFSDEIYDKILYDEARHQCIAALADDVFFVTLSGLSKNYRVAGFRVGWMLISGNKKLGRSYMQGLTLLSSMRMCANVPCQHALQTALGGYQSINDLVRADGRLRLQRDIAWRMLDQIPGISCVKPKGAMYCFARVDAKKFSIEDDELMILDLLRQEKVLLVHGSAFNLKQGCYFRLVFLPHTDQLQSALGKVERFFANYQQRSV
- the yfbR gene encoding 5'-deoxynucleotidase, with the translated sequence MKPQQSHFFAHLSRMKLINRWPLMRNVSTENVQEHSLQVAMVAHALALIRNKYFNGDLDPYRIATLAMFHDVSEVLTGDLPTPVKYFNPAISKEYKKIEGIAEQKLLDMTPAAFRDDYASLIDHNQHTEQERFVIKAADVICAYLKTLEELAAGNHEFELAKKRLDKILNDYQSEEVNYFMQAYVPSFSLSLDEITQE
- the yfaE gene encoding class I ribonucleotide reductase maintenance protein YfaE; the encoded protein is MTSEISISEVMEKARIIYQVSLDNSTPSLPCHSECSLLESLESHRLEVHSHCREGFCGACRTRLVSGEVEYITDPLAYIDDDEILPCCCIPKSDLVIKLG
- a CDS encoding anti-phage deoxyguanosine triphosphatase, with the protein product MSQSPWLTRLHTQPERQGDQRSSFQRDKARILHSAAFRRLQAKTQVLGVGMNDFHRTRLTHSLEAAQIGTGIASQLQQKFPQLAARLELNDNLIEALCLAHDIGHPPFGHGGEVALNYMMREHGGFEGNGQTFRILTKLELYTADAGMNLCRRTLLGLVKYPGLLSLLQKNREATPAFSASPNLSNWIPAKGLFDDDKAVFDWLLQPLSDSDKVLFTATEQQDDGHRRTRYKSFDCSIMELADDIAYSIHDLEDAIVTGIVNPDEFTRLVSDPIRALQLTPLSMQMRDLTSKLFSDLHYDRKDAIGALVNGFITAIEIARLDADFEAPLLQYNAVLPKDFAKALSLFKQFVYTRVIQSHEVQILEFKGQQLVMALFSAFASDPLRLLPDNTRARWLNAQKHRQGMRIIADYIAGMTDEFASRLYNQLFLPKTASGQTMSGFQY
- the nrdA gene encoding class 1a ribonucleoside-diphosphate reductase subunit alpha: MNNTLLVTKRSGEQEHLDLDKIHKVITWAAEGLQNVSVSQVEIKAHIQFYDGIKTSDIHETLIKSAADLISKESPDYQYLAARLAIFHLRKKAYGQFEPPALYQHVAKMVDKGKYDHHLLEDYTQAEFEQMDEYLDHWRDMNFSYAAVKQLEGKYLVQNRVTGEIYESAQFLYILVAACLFANYPKDSRMDYIRRFYDAVSKFKISLPTPIMSGVRTPTRQFSSCVLIECGDSLDSINATASAIVKYVSQRAGIGINAGRIRALGSPIRGGEAFHTGCLPFYKYFQTAVKSCSQGGVRGGAATLFYPLWHLEVESLLVLKNNRGVEENRVRHLDYGVQFNKLMYQRLIKDEHITLFSPSDVPGLYDAFFADQDKFEQLYVKYEQDPAIRKKRIKAVELFSLFMQERASTGRIYLQNVDHCNTHSPFDPRVAPVRQSNLCLEIALPTKPLEHVNDENGEIALCTLSAFNLGAIENLDELEEMAELAVRALDSLLDYQDYPVPAAYNATMGRRTLGVGVINFAYYLAKHGVRYSDGSANGLVHRTFEAIQYYLLKASNNLAREKGACPKFNETTYAKGVMPIDSYKKDLDGICNEPLHYDWDGLREAIQQHGLRNSTLSALMPSETSSQISNATNGIEPPRGHISIKSSKDGVLKQVVPEYDRLKNQYELLWDIPSNDGYLQLVAIMQKFVDQTISANTSYDPGKYEGGKVPMKLLLKDLLTAYKLGVKTLYYHNTRDGASDTQGEMVAKKAERPAVEAVVEEDDDCAGGACKI